A stretch of DNA from Cytobacillus luteolus:
CTTTTATGGGCAAAAAATTTATGGATCCTCGTCGCGGTCCATTCTCTATACGATGTGCTCGTAACTATCTCTTGGTACTACTTTAATCTTGCTTTAGAAGTAACCATTCTTCTTTTACTAGTTGCCTATGCTTTAAACCACGTAGGGGCTAAGAAAAAGGTCGACATGCAACAACAAACTTTTTAACTTTAAAAAAGAACTAGTTTCCGATTTCTATCTTAGAAATCAAGGAACCTAGTTCTTTCATTTTATTTCTTAGGAATTTCGCACCCATCATCGTCACAATTAAGACCATCTTGGTTGTTTAGTACAACAATTTGATCTTCTGCGGAAATTTTTTCAAGTGCCTGTACAAATACTTCAGTTGGTTGTGCACCAGTTAGAGCATATTTTTTATTAATCAAGAAGAAGGGAACGCCTGTAACACCAATCTGTTGTGCAGTACGTTCATCAGCACGAACATCTTCTGCCATCGCATCACTTGCTAACATTTGGCTTACTTCTTCCCGGTCTAATCCAACCTCAACTGCCAAATCTGTAAGTGTGTCATGATCCCCGATATGCTTGGATTCTGTAAAGTAAGCATACAAAATCCGCTCAGTCATCTCTTTCATTAATCCCTTTGTTTTAGCAAACATGACCAAACGGTGCGCATCAAACGTATTTGTTTGAACTAATGTATCCATTTGAAAATCCAGCCCAGCTTCCGCTGCCATTCGTACCATGTTATTACTGTTTGCTTTTGCTTGGTCAATACTCATACCATATTTCTTAGCTAAGCTTTCGTAAATACTTTCTTTTATATCTCGTCTCTTTGTTGGATCCAACTCAAAGCAACGATAAATGACTTCTACAGGTGTATTAAGTTTAGTAATGGCCTCTTCCAGACGCCTTTTGCCAATATAGCAAAATGGTCAAGCGAAGTCTGTCCACATTTCAATTTGCATGTGTATCCCTCCAGGTTTGTTATAACCTATAGTATACCTGCAGCCGTTGTAATTTACACGTAATATAACTTCTCAAGAATGGACTTCGGGAAAATGACTTTTATATTGCGCTTGAAGTCAAAATTATCGGACTATTAATAGTCTAAGTATTAAATCAAATACTACCGAATAAAGAAGGGTATCAGGCAAATGTCTGATACCCCTTGATTATATATAATATACTAGTTAAACCATTCTATATCCTTTATCATGTTTAACTGCAAATGATTCGTCGTTAGATAATAAATAAGCAATACCTTCAATTAGTCCAATAATTGCAGGAATATAAGTCCAACAAAATACCAAATATAATATTCCTAATCCCGATTTTCCTAAATAGAACTTGTGAATACCTATTCCACCTAAAAGTATTGCAAGTACTCCTGCTGTTACTCTACTTTTAGTATAGACTGGTCTCCTTACTTCTCCAGCCCCTGAAGAGGAACTTGAAGAACTAGAAGAAGAGCTTCCGCCACCACCACCTCCAGCATTCATAAATACCATAGGCTGATTGCTTTTATTATCTTCTAGTTTTTCTATTTTTTTATTATTCTCATCAAAAAGAGAATCAACACACTTTTTACAGTAATTTTTACCCTTAAGTTCAGTATTGCAGTCTTCGCAAATAAATTTACCACACCCTACACAAGTCCCAATTGATGACTTCTCACTATGTATATAGCAAGTAATACTCATGAATAATCCCCCTCTTTAAGTTATTACTTTAGTATACTACTATTTTCGATATGTTTCACCAATATATTACAAAAAATGAAATTTATTTCCATGGAAAAATGTAGATACAGCATAGACGTTAATATAGACAATTTTTTCTAAAGTATTATTTTAATAATACTAAAGCAGGAGAGATATTTACTCCAAATGTTACGACAATTTATAACCTTTGTGTAATAGGAAACACCTCACAAAATCGTGATAATTAGAGTAAGAGGTGCAGCTAGAGTGAATAGTAAGTCTGCATTCAGGTAAGAAGACTCAGCTTCTAGTATGGAGTTGTAGCTCCTAAGCATACTTGCGGTTACATCTAGCATTGACGAGGCCTTCGACAAATGGGTGGCACTTGTCGAAAAGGGCACTTGTCGAATAGCACCAATCACGAAAGGGGCAAAAAATATGAAGCGTTGGTTATCAATTGTGTTTGCGGCAGTTTTACTTTTTTCGAGTTTCTTCTCAGGTTTTCAAACAGCGAGTGCAAGTGAAACGAGTGGGGTTTCAATCGATCCACTTTTAGACAAAGCGTTCCAAGTGGAGGCTTTACAGCAAGTCATTGTATCGTTCAAGGGAGACGGGGCACCGAGTACAAATGCACGTCAACTTTTACAAGACATTGGAATTGGAACAGGAGTTACGATGCAGTCTCTTCCAATTGCCGGAGTTCTTGCGACAAAAGCACAGGTAGATCTTCTTGCTAAAAGTAGTGAAGTCCGCTCAATCTATTTAAATAGCAAACTTCAATACTTCAACGGAGATTCTACTGATATTACTGGCGTGGATAAAGTTCGCACGGATAATGAATTCCGTCAGCAAAACGGAGGTCTACCACTTTCAGGTAAGGGTGTTGGGGTTGTTGTCAACGACAGTGGTGTTGATGGTACACATAAAGATCATGAGTTAGGTAAAAATTTAGTTCAAAACGTTGCGGCAAACTTGAATCTGAATGCAATTGATCCGACTTTATTACCTGTTACTTACTTAGAAAATGTACCTAACACAGACACAAATTCAGGTCACGGTACCCATGTTGCCGGCACGGTTGGTGGAACGGGTGCCATGTCTAGTGGGAAGTATGAAGGAGTTGCACCTGGTGCTGACTTAATTGGGTATGGTTCTGGCGCGGCGCTTTTAATCTTAGACGGGATTGGCGGATTCGATTATGCGATCACAAACCAAGCGCGATATGATATCCGTGTTATCACGAATTCGTGGGGATCATCTGGTGACTTTGACCATAATCACCCAATCAATATTGCAAGCAAAGCAGCATACGACCGCGGAATCACAGTTCTTTTTGCAGCAGGAAATGAAGGACCTGGGGAAAATACACACAACCCATACGCGAAGGCACCTTGGGTTATATCGGTAGCTGCGGGTGTAAAAAATGGTAGTTTAGCAGACTTCTCATCACGAGGAACGAAAGGTGTAGGTGGAACATTCACGATGGATGGAGTCGAGTGGACGTGGGAAGATCGCCCGACAATCACAGCGCCGGGTGTCGACATTGTATCGACAAGAGTGCTAGCACCTGTTTCGAGCTTAGCTGCCGAAAAAGATGCAGCAACTATTGACCCAGCTCACTTACCTTATTACACAACAATGAGCGGAACATCGATGGCAACTCCACATGTAGCGGGAATTGTAGCATTATTATTAGAAGCAAATCCATTATTATCACCAGACCAAGTGAAGACAATTTTACAAGAAACAGCAACGAATATGCCAGGCTTTGAGGCTTGGGAAGTTGGTGCAGGCTATGTGAACGCCTACGCTGCAGTGGATAAGGCGCTTAATGGTAAAAATTATGGAGAGACCGTAAATCTCTATCAAACGTTTAATAACAATGTTGTGTCAACAACTGAACGAGTTCCTTTTTCAGTAAACTATAATCCACTGACTCTAGTATCTACCAATGCATATGAATTTAAGGTGGAAGAAGGTCTATCTAGCCTTGTAGCAAAAGCAAACGGAGCAGGATTGTTAGGAGAAACAGGAAATCCAATTAATCTAGTGTTAATTGCTCCAGATGGAACTGAATATAGCTCAGGTGTCAGCCTGTTGTTCCCACTTTACTATGACCGGACGGTGTCGGTAAACGCACCTATGGCTGGAACATGGAAAGCTGAAATCAGAGGTCTTCGTGGAAATGAACTAAACCCAATTGGGATCTCACTGCCAGAAGAAGTTCAGGGTACATTAGCTTTTTCAAAAGTAAGCGGGTTCTCAGGTCTGAATGACATTAACGGCCACCCTGCAGCCGGTGCAATCCAAATGGGAGTAAATGAAAGACTATTTGACGGGTATTCAAACGGTACATTCAAACCAGATCAAACGCTAAAGAGATCAGAACTGGCGAAATACTTAGTGATGGGAGCAGAAATTCGTCAAACACTACCGGCAGCAGCAACATTTACCGATGTAAAAGCAACTGACTTAAGCTTTGTCGAAGCCGTGCTTGCAAAAGGTGCAGCTTTCCGTGGAGCTCAATTCTACAATGGTGTTATGGTAGGCAAAAATGGAAAGTTTGCACCGAATGATGCAGTAACTAGAGCAGAACTAGCATACTCGCTCGTTCAAAGCCTTGGCCTACAAAAAGAAGCACAAGCCTTTACTGGAGATGTGACAGTGCAATACAAGGATGAACGCGTGAAAATCCAAGATGCAGGTCAAATCCCAGCTGAACTAAAAGGCTATGTCCAGCTAGCATTAGATCTAAACATCCTAAACGCAAACTTCTCAGTCACACAAGGACCATTTGACTTACAACCAAAAGTAACAGCAACATTCAGCCCAACAGCACAAGTCACACGTGGGGAATTTGCAGTAGGAATGACAAGATTCTATAATGCATACCTAAACTAGTTTGGGGCCTGACCCCCACCGCTTTACAGCGATGAAGGGTCAGGTGTTTTTTGCATTGATACTATAGAGTGTTTGTTAAGACGGTTGTTGCGAACTTATATGATAACTCAAACAATAAACAGGGTGTCCTATTGTACGCATTAGGACACCCTTAAGTGTGTTTTAGCGAAGTCGTTGTTTTGTTCATACTTAGAAAAGATGTAACAGCTTTCTCAGCCAACATCTCTGGATTTGTTCGAAAAAGAGTAAGAATAAAGATTATCAATGCAATCGGAACAAGAGTGATTATCAATGGGGTAACATAATTTTCCTATATCATCTTCTCCTTCTAAATGTCATAGCACGTCTCCTTAAAAGCTTGTTTAGTTACATGGATATACTGTAAAGAAGTTGTCCTATGCAAAGACCACAAAAGAAGTGAGTAGCTAGGGAATATAAATGCTGCTTCAAAAATAAAATTTCAGTTTTAAAACTCCTTCTTGATTGAAAAATTGCAAAGATTCTA
This window harbors:
- a CDS encoding DsbA family oxidoreductase; translation: MGKRRLEEAITKLNTPVEVIYRCFELDPTKRRDIKESIYESLAKKYGMSIDQAKANSNNMVRMAAEAGLDFQMDTLVQTNTFDAHRLVMFAKTKGLMKEMTERILYAYFTESKHIGDHDTLTDLAVEVGLDREEVSQMLASDAMAEDVRADERTAQQIGVTGVPFFLINKKYALTGAQPTEVFVQALEKISAEDQIVVLNNQDGLNCDDDGCEIPKK
- a CDS encoding S8 family serine peptidase; protein product: MKRWLSIVFAAVLLFSSFFSGFQTASASETSGVSIDPLLDKAFQVEALQQVIVSFKGDGAPSTNARQLLQDIGIGTGVTMQSLPIAGVLATKAQVDLLAKSSEVRSIYLNSKLQYFNGDSTDITGVDKVRTDNEFRQQNGGLPLSGKGVGVVVNDSGVDGTHKDHELGKNLVQNVAANLNLNAIDPTLLPVTYLENVPNTDTNSGHGTHVAGTVGGTGAMSSGKYEGVAPGADLIGYGSGAALLILDGIGGFDYAITNQARYDIRVITNSWGSSGDFDHNHPINIASKAAYDRGITVLFAAGNEGPGENTHNPYAKAPWVISVAAGVKNGSLADFSSRGTKGVGGTFTMDGVEWTWEDRPTITAPGVDIVSTRVLAPVSSLAAEKDAATIDPAHLPYYTTMSGTSMATPHVAGIVALLLEANPLLSPDQVKTILQETATNMPGFEAWEVGAGYVNAYAAVDKALNGKNYGETVNLYQTFNNNVVSTTERVPFSVNYNPLTLVSTNAYEFKVEEGLSSLVAKANGAGLLGETGNPINLVLIAPDGTEYSSGVSLLFPLYYDRTVSVNAPMAGTWKAEIRGLRGNELNPIGISLPEEVQGTLAFSKVSGFSGLNDINGHPAAGAIQMGVNERLFDGYSNGTFKPDQTLKRSELAKYLVMGAEIRQTLPAAATFTDVKATDLSFVEAVLAKGAAFRGAQFYNGVMVGKNGKFAPNDAVTRAELAYSLVQSLGLQKEAQAFTGDVTVQYKDERVKIQDAGQIPAELKGYVQLALDLNILNANFSVTQGPFDLQPKVTATFSPTAQVTRGEFAVGMTRFYNAYLN